A portion of the Calothrix sp. 336/3 genome contains these proteins:
- a CDS encoding sirohydrochlorin chelatase, producing MKAYLLVSHGSRDPRPGVAMEQLVNLLTQRVSNHGVVGAAALELQPQPLHEKIRIFTEKARHLGCDQIQLVPIFLLPGVHVMEDIPAEVAKAESLLGEKQVIKITPYLGSHPRLSELLQTQVSSHPSVGKILLTHGSRRPQGNLPVETMAAKLGAIAAYWSVSPSLESQVTQLVASGCQEVAIITYFLFPGGITDAIASQQEALKLQFPEVRFHLTAPLGASPELADLIGDLTHT from the coding sequence TTGAAAGCCTATCTCCTAGTTTCCCACGGAAGTCGAGACCCGCGCCCCGGTGTTGCCATGGAACAGCTGGTAAATTTGTTAACTCAGCGAGTATCTAATCATGGTGTGGTGGGTGCGGCAGCTTTAGAATTACAGCCACAGCCGTTACATGAGAAAATACGTATATTTACTGAAAAAGCTCGGCATCTCGGTTGTGACCAAATCCAACTTGTGCCGATATTTCTCTTGCCCGGTGTACACGTCATGGAAGATATTCCCGCAGAGGTGGCTAAGGCGGAGAGCTTGCTTGGAGAAAAACAAGTTATAAAAATTACCCCCTATCTGGGTTCCCATCCCCGATTATCGGAGTTACTTCAAACACAGGTTAGCAGTCATCCCTCAGTCGGAAAAATCCTCCTCACCCATGGTAGTCGTCGTCCCCAGGGCAATTTACCTGTAGAAACCATGGCAGCAAAATTGGGAGCGATCGCCGCTTATTGGTCTGTTTCTCCTAGTCTGGAATCCCAAGTTACCCAGCTAGTTGCATCTGGTTGTCAAGAAGTGGCAATTATCACCTATTTTCTCTTCCCTGGTGGTATAACTGACGCGATCGCCAGCCAACAAGAAGCGCTAAAATTACAATTTCCCGAAGTGCGTTTTCATCTGACTGCACCTTTGGGAGCTAGTCCAGAGTTAGCTGATTTAATTGGGGATTTAACTCATACATGA